The following are encoded in a window of Mannheimia varigena genomic DNA:
- a CDS encoding Nif3-like dinuclear metal center hexameric protein: protein MTITNIELEHILNTKLNSSAINDYAPNGLQVEGKKEIKKIITGVTASLPLIEKAIKKNADAILVHHGYFWKSENPCIRGMKGKRIKQLLVNEINLFGYHLPLDIHPELGNNAQLAKHLGVINLQGLEENQNSIPMCGELETPISAEELKQKLEKTLQRTVILCDEFTSSPQKLIKKIGICSGGGQGYIDLAFEKGCDAFISGEISEQTTHSAREQGIYYFACGHHATERDGVKALGEWLAQQYGLDVEFIDIDNPA, encoded by the coding sequence ATGACAATAACCAACATTGAACTAGAACACATTCTCAACACAAAACTAAATAGCTCTGCAATTAATGACTACGCCCCAAACGGCTTACAAGTTGAAGGCAAAAAAGAAATCAAAAAAATCATTACCGGCGTAACTGCCTCACTCCCTCTGATTGAAAAAGCGATTAAGAAAAATGCAGATGCAATTTTAGTCCATCACGGTTATTTTTGGAAAAGTGAAAACCCGTGCATTCGAGGTATGAAAGGCAAGCGAATTAAACAATTATTAGTGAATGAAATTAACTTATTCGGCTACCATTTACCACTTGATATCCACCCAGAATTAGGCAATAACGCTCAGCTAGCGAAGCATCTGGGCGTAATCAATTTACAAGGTTTAGAAGAGAACCAAAACTCTATTCCAATGTGTGGCGAATTAGAAACACCAATTTCTGCCGAAGAACTAAAACAGAAACTTGAAAAAACGTTACAACGCACCGTTATTTTGTGTGATGAGTTTACTTCATCGCCACAAAAATTGATTAAAAAAATCGGTATCTGTTCAGGTGGCGGACAAGGCTATATTGATCTCGCTTTTGAAAAAGGCTGCGATGCGTTTATTAGCGGTGAAATTTCCGAACAGACTACCCATTCTGCCCGTGAACAAGGCATTTACTATTTCGCTTGTGGACACCACGCAACCGAACGAGACGGCGTAAAAGCTCTCGGCGAATGGCTTGCTCAGCAATATGGATTAGACGTAGAATTTATTGATATTGATAATCCAGCGTAG
- a CDS encoding MacB family efflux pump subunit, with product MILIEIENLNKYFGLGENQAHILKNINLTIEQGDFIAIIGASGSGKSTLMNIIGCLDTASSGICRIDGKETQQMSADELSDLRQRKFGFIFQRYNLLSALTANENVALPAIYAGMDTSSRKQRADNLLTKLGLDDKTRNRPNELSGGQQQRVSIARALMNGGEIILADEPTGALDSKSGETVLEILRDLHQEGHTIIMVTHDPNIAAQASRVVEIKDGEIIRDERQKPYSTELKLNKTPHQQPRFFDQLIESFKMASSAILAHKMRALLTMLGIIIGIASVISVVALGQGSQQQILANINNLGTNTMDILNGTGFGDRRANLTKNLTISDALALSRQNYVESTTPSSNVNATLIYGNTAVTGSVRGVGEEFMDVKGLKLISGRFFTAEEVKNVAQVIVIDPNTQKDLGLPNPVEGEIILVDKKPLQIIGVAQQANAMNQTSLTLWSPYSTIMQRVSGAKQIDSLTVKIKDNVESQTAEKSITELLIARHGKKDFFIINSDSIKQTITDTTNTMTLLISSIALISLIVGGIGVMNIMLVSVTERTREIGVRMAIGAKQRNILQQFLIEAVVICLIGGVIGILLAGGIIWAFNSLGSNFKMILSPESVIIAVLCSTLIGIVFGYIPARNASRLNPITALAQE from the coding sequence ATGATATTAATTGAAATTGAAAACCTAAATAAATATTTTGGCTTGGGGGAAAACCAAGCCCATATTTTAAAAAATATCAACCTAACCATAGAACAAGGCGATTTTATTGCAATTATTGGAGCTTCAGGCTCCGGCAAATCCACTTTGATGAATATCATCGGTTGTTTAGATACCGCAAGTTCAGGTATTTGCCGTATTGATGGTAAAGAAACTCAGCAAATGAGTGCTGATGAACTCTCTGATTTACGCCAACGAAAATTCGGTTTTATTTTCCAACGCTATAATCTATTGTCTGCTCTTACAGCCAATGAAAATGTAGCTCTACCCGCCATTTATGCAGGAATGGATACCAGCTCTCGTAAACAACGTGCCGATAATTTACTCACTAAACTGGGATTAGATGATAAAACACGCAATCGTCCCAATGAACTATCAGGCGGACAACAGCAACGTGTGAGTATTGCCCGTGCATTAATGAACGGTGGCGAAATTATTCTAGCCGATGAACCTACAGGAGCATTAGATTCCAAAAGTGGTGAAACAGTGCTGGAAATTTTACGGGATCTGCACCAAGAAGGTCATACCATTATTATGGTTACACACGACCCTAACATTGCCGCTCAAGCCAGTCGTGTGGTTGAAATTAAAGATGGTGAAATTATTCGAGATGAACGCCAAAAACCTTACTCAACCGAGCTTAAACTTAATAAAACGCCCCATCAACAGCCTCGTTTTTTTGACCAATTAATTGAGTCTTTCAAAATGGCAAGCAGTGCTATCTTAGCTCATAAAATGCGAGCGTTGCTCACAATGCTTGGCATTATTATCGGCATTGCCTCTGTTATTTCCGTTGTTGCATTAGGGCAAGGCTCACAGCAGCAAATTTTAGCGAATATCAATAATTTAGGTACAAATACAATGGATATTCTCAACGGCACAGGCTTTGGCGACCGACGAGCAAATCTCACTAAAAACCTAACGATTAGTGATGCGTTAGCATTAAGCCGACAAAATTATGTTGAAAGCACAACACCATCAAGTAATGTGAATGCAACCTTAATTTATGGCAATACTGCGGTAACTGGCTCTGTGCGAGGTGTTGGTGAAGAGTTTATGGACGTAAAAGGGCTGAAACTTATTTCAGGGCGTTTTTTCACGGCTGAAGAGGTGAAAAATGTTGCTCAAGTGATTGTGATCGACCCTAACACACAAAAAGATTTAGGCTTACCTAATCCGGTGGAAGGTGAAATTATTTTAGTGGATAAAAAACCGCTTCAGATTATTGGCGTGGCTCAACAAGCCAATGCAATGAATCAAACCAGCCTGACCCTTTGGTCGCCTTATAGTACGATTATGCAACGTGTTTCAGGGGCGAAGCAGATTGATTCTCTCACGGTTAAAATTAAAGATAATGTCGAAAGCCAAACCGCAGAAAAAAGCATTACCGAACTGCTCATAGCCCGACATGGCAAAAAAGATTTCTTTATTATTAACAGTGATAGCATTAAACAAACCATTACTGATACCACGAATACGATGACATTACTGATTTCTTCTATTGCCCTTATTTCATTGATTGTAGGCGGTATTGGTGTAATGAATATTATGTTAGTCTCAGTGACGGAACGTACCCGAGAAATCGGCGTGAGAATGGCAATTGGAGCCAAACAACGCAATATTTTGCAACAATTTTTAATTGAAGCCGTAGTAATTTGCTTGATTGGTGGCGTAATTGGTATTTTATTGGCAGGTGGCATTATTTGGGCATTCAATAGTTTAGGCTCAAACTTTAAAATGATTCTCTCACCCGAATCCGTTATTATTGCAGTACTCTGCTCGACCCTTATCGGCATTGTATTTGGCTATATTCCTGCTCGCAATGCTTCAAGGCTCAATCCGATTACAGCTCTTGCTCAAGAGTAA
- the nrdB gene encoding class Ia ribonucleoside-diphosphate reductase subunit beta: MAYTTFSQHKNDQLKEPMFFGQNVNVARYDQQKYEIFEKLIEKQLSFFWRPEEVDVSQDRIDYAQLPEHEKHIFISNLKYQTLLDSIQGRSPNVALLPLVSIPELETWIETWTFSETIHSRSYTHIIRNIVNDPSIVFDDIVTNEEIIKRAKDISAYYDDLIRDSQLYSLYGEGRYEVDGKTCEVSLRSLKKQLYLCMMSVNALEAIRFYVSFACSFAFAERQLMEGNAKIIKFIARDEALHLTGTQHILNIMAYGNDDPEMAEIARECRQEAYELFLSAAEQEKAWADYLFKDGSMIGLNRDILVQYVEYITNIRMQAVGLPLPFKARSNPIPWINAWLVSDNVQVAAQEVEVSSYLVGQIDAKVDSSDFGDFEL; encoded by the coding sequence GAAATTTTTGAAAAACTGATTGAGAAACAACTCTCATTTTTCTGGCGACCGGAAGAAGTAGATGTATCGCAAGACCGTATTGATTATGCCCAACTTCCTGAACATGAAAAGCACATTTTTATTAGCAATTTAAAATACCAAACTTTGTTAGATTCTATTCAAGGAAGAAGCCCGAATGTGGCGCTTTTGCCGTTAGTTTCTATTCCTGAGCTGGAAACTTGGATTGAAACTTGGACATTTAGCGAAACAATTCACAGCCGTTCTTATACTCATATTATCCGCAATATTGTAAATGACCCTTCGATAGTGTTTGATGATATTGTCACCAATGAAGAAATTATTAAGCGTGCGAAGGATATTTCTGCGTATTATGATGATTTGATTCGTGACAGCCAACTCTATAGCCTATATGGTGAAGGCCGTTATGAAGTAGATGGTAAAACTTGCGAGGTAAGTTTACGCAGCCTAAAAAAACAGCTTTATCTTTGTATGATGAGCGTGAATGCACTTGAAGCAATTCGTTTTTATGTCTCTTTTGCTTGCTCATTTGCCTTTGCAGAACGGCAATTAATGGAAGGGAATGCTAAAATTATCAAGTTTATCGCGCGTGATGAAGCTTTGCATCTTACCGGTACGCAGCATATTTTAAATATTATGGCGTATGGAAATGATGATCCGGAAATGGCAGAAATTGCACGCGAGTGCCGACAAGAGGCCTATGAGCTGTTTTTAAGCGCTGCAGAGCAAGAAAAAGCTTGGGCAGATTATCTGTTTAAAGATGGCTCGATGATTGGGCTGAATCGCGATATTTTGGTGCAATATGTTGAATATATCACCAATATTCGAATGCAAGCTGTTGGGCTACCGTTGCCATTTAAAGCACGCTCTAACCCCATTCCGTGGATCAATGCGTGGTTAGTTTCAGATAATGTACAAGTAGCAGCACAAGAAGTGGAAGTTAGCTCTTATTTGGTTGGTCAGATTGATGCTAAAGTAGATAGCAGTGATTTTGGCGATTTTGAACTCTAG